From a single Raphanus sativus cultivar WK10039 chromosome 3, ASM80110v3, whole genome shotgun sequence genomic region:
- the LOC108845054 gene encoding 14 kDa proline-rich protein DC2.15-like, whose amino-acid sequence MASKTLAIVLLFNIICFTAVNATGCPNAGNLVTVCADLLNGVVKVSLPAGTECCTLLKGIVDANAAVCLCTAVKANIGSLLPLLNIPLAVSLTLNACGVPSGIPCL is encoded by the coding sequence atGGCTTCCAAAACTCTTGCCATTGTTCTCCTCTTCAACATCATCTGCTTCACTGCAGTTAACGCTACAGGTTGTCCCAATGCCGGAAATTTAGTTACGGTGTGTGCAGATTTGTTGAATGGAGTGGTCAAGGTTTCTCTGCCAGCAGGAACCGAATGTTGCACACTTCTCAAAGGCATTGTGGACGCAAATGCAGCAGTTTGTCTTTGTACCGCTGTTAAAGCTAATATCGGAAGCCTTCTTCCCTTGTTGAACATTCCCCTAGCTGTCAGCCTTACACTCAATGCTTGTGGTGTTCCATCGGGTATTCCATGCCTCTAA